The genomic stretch GGTCAGCCGCTGATAGCGCAAAGTGTTGATAAGGAAAAATGGAAAAGGGCCGCCGATGCCGCCAAAGCCGTGATAGACCTGGCCCTGTATTCCCTGTACAAGGATCCGGGTGGCGACGTGAAAAAAAGCCTGGAGGGCATTTTCTTCAAGGCTTGGAACGACGAACAGATCTTTGTGCGGAAAGCCAATAACCTCTATGAATGGGATACGCATGCCATGCCCAGGCAGGCTGGCGGCTGGTGCGGCCTGGCCGTTACCCAGGAACAGGTGGATGCCTATTTTATGAAGGACGGTCTTTCCATTACAGAATCTCCCCTGTATGCTGAAACTGGGTTTACCACGGTGAACGGTGTAAGTGTGTACAATATGTATCTGGACCGGGAGCCCCGTTTTTATACCAGTGTAACCTATAACAATAGCCTGTTCCAGGGCGGCAATATGCAAACTGCGGCGGCTATCAGCTTTTTCATATCAGGGTCCAATGGCAAGAACGGTCATCCTACGGACTATTCAAAGACCGGTTACCTGGTACGCAAGAATGTAGGTACACAAACCAATTCAGGCAGCGGCGGCAACGGGCAGCGCCAGGAGCGGCCTATCATCCTGTTCAGACTGGGGGAGATCTATCTCAACTATGCCGAAGCCATGAATGAGTATGAGCCTGGTAATGTGGCTATCCTGCAATACCTGAACCTTATCCGGGAAAGGGCAGGCGTACCGCAATACGGCCAGGGCGTGGATCCCCTGCCTGCGCCCGCCTCACAGCAGGCCATGCGTGAAAAGATACATGCCGAACGCCGGGTAGAGCTGGCCTTTGAAGGACACAGGTGGTTTGATATCCGCCGCTGGAAAATAGCTCAGCAGGTAATGGGACAGCTGCATGGAATGGACATTAATAAGGACGGCAATGAATTTTACAAAAGGGTACCTGCCACTATTCACCTGTTCAGACCGGCCTACTACTGGATGCCCATCAGCCAATATGAGATGGACCGCTCTAAATTGATGGTCCAGAATCCCGGCTGGTAATATCTCCCACAACTATTAAAACCATTTTATGTTTGCCAATAAGCTATCAATAGTTTGTTCACTCCTGCTGCTGACGGGCCTGTCTGGCTGTGAAAAGGAGTACGACCTGCCCAGCCAGCCCATTGATTCCTATACAAAGATCTACATGCCGCAGGCAGTGACAAATCCTGCGGTGTATGAACTGTCCATTGCAGACACTGCACAGTACCTGACCTATTCTGCCAGCTTTGGCGGCCAGGACTATCCCGGCAGTGACATCCCGGTTACGTTTGTGGTCAGCAATGAACTGATTGACAGTTTCAACCTGGCCAATGGTACCAGCTACGCTGCTTTGCCTGAAAAAAGCTATGTATTCAGTACTGCCAGCGCCATCATTCCGGCGGGTAAATTATCTACCGGCCCCCTGTCCATAGGAGTTACTACCGATGGCAACATGGATATGCTTACTGACTACCTGCTGCCCATAAGCATCGGCAAGGCCGGTGAAAAGGTGAACGATAAACTGCGCACCACTTTTTTCAAAGTAAGGGCGCAGCCGGACCTGAACAATTATCCACCCTATGACCGCAGTGGCTGGAGCATCGTGGACTTTTCATCACAGGAAGCCAACGGAGAAGGCGCTAACAATGGGCGTGCTGTGTTTGTGCTGGATGATAATACTGCCACTTTCTGGCATACGCAGTGGCAGGGTGCTTCGCCCGCACCTCCGCATCATATTACCGTTGATATGGGAGAGGTGAAAACTGTGCATGGACTTTACTTTACGGCCCGTCAGAGCGCGGACAATGGTAAGCCCAGGGATGTGCAGATACAGCTGAGTACTGATAATAGTACCTGGATAACTGCCCGGGAATTTACCCTGGCCAATACCAAAGAACTGCAATACCAGTTCCTGAAGTCATTTACAGAAGCCCGCTATGTTAAAATGATTGTATTGAATACCTACAGCTCAACGGTTACGCACCTGGCTGATCTGAAGGTCTTCTGATGAAGCCAGCGTAAACAACACAGCCTCCGGCGCCCGTTTTATAAAGATCCGTTTGCCTGCCATTGTGCAGGCCTGGACCTGGAATTACGAAATAAATAATCATGAAAGAAAGAACCCTGCTGTTTTTTGCCCTCGTTTTAGTGACCGCAAATGTTTTTGCACAGAACCCTATTGTATTCAAAAATGCAAAAATGAAAACCGGCGACAACCCGGAATGGAAAGACCGCCATTTTAATGATAAGGACTGGACCAGCATTCTGCTGGGCCGGGATTGGGATAGCCAGGGCTTTGCGCAGTACAATGGTTTTGGTTTTTACAGGATGCATTTTTCGCTTCCTTCAGCCATGCTTCAGCAGTCATACTGGAAGGATTCCCTCCTGTTCTATATGGGTAAGATAGATGATGCGGATGAAGTGTACCTGAATGGCAAACTCATTGGGAAGACCGGCAGTTTCCCCGCTGACCAGGGCGGTTATGCCACCGCTTATTCCGTTGAAAGGATCTATAAAGTGGCTGCCAATGATCCTGCGCTGTTATGGGATGCGGACAATGTCATTGCCGTGAAGGTCTATGATGGAGATGGGAATGGCGGTATGTATGAAGGATCTCCCTATATAAGAATGAAGGACCTTACCGATGTACTGGCTATTGCTACTGATTTTAAAAAAAATAAAGGAGCAAATACCTGTACCATTACTATTGCCAATTCCCACAATGCCGCATTGACGGGCAGCCTGGAGATGGCCATCGTTGACAAGGAATCGGATAAAGTGACGCAGACCTTCAGACAAAATGTAAAACTGGCTACGGCAAAACCTTTCTATAAAGAACTGCCTTATTCCACAGGTGTACGGAATAGCGTGAAAATTGTTTTCACCGAAGCCAGGACCGGCGTAACTATCAGCAACGAGATTGTCCTTCCTTATATTCTTACGCCTAAAGCTTCGGACCTGCCGCAGATCAATGGCGCCAAAGTTTTTGGGGTAAGGCCAGGTTCGCCGGTGCTGTTCAAGATCCCGGCAAGCGGACAAAAGCCTATCAGGTACAGCGTTGAAAACCTGCCTGCCGGTTTGCAGGTAGATGCGGGTACCGGCGTCATTACCGGTGTGCTGCATACCCCCGGTGAGTATACGATGACCTTTATTGCTGAGAATGCAAAAGGAAAGGGCAGTCGCACCTTCACCCTGAAAGTGGGGAACCTGCTGGCGCTGACGCCACCCATGGGCTGGAATAGCTGGAACTGCTGGGGTTTGAGCGTATCCGATGAAAAAGTAAGGAGTTCTGCACAGGCGCTGATCGATAAAGGACTGATGGATTACGGATGGATGTACATCAATGTGGATGATGCCTGGGAGAACAGCCAGCGGGAAGCAGATGGCAGCCTTCGCGCCAACAGCAAATTCCCTGATATGAAAGGGTTGGGCGACTGGCTCCATAGTCATGGGTTGAAATTCGGTATCTATTCCTCTCCCGGACCGCTTACCTGTGGCAAATACCTGGGATCTTACCAGCATGAAAAACAGGATGCTGATCTGTATGCTTCCTGGGGCGTTGATTACCTCAAATACGACTGGTGCGATTATTTCGAAGTATATTATAAGGAGGGCGACCAGTCCCTGTCGGCCCATATGAAACCTTACCAGGTAATGGAAAAAGCCCTGGTACAGCAGAAAAGGGATATCGTATACAGCCTTTGTCAGTATGGTATGCGGGATGTGTGGCAGTGGGGAGCTGCTGTGAACGGCAGCCTCTGGCGTACTACCGGTGATATTGTAGATACCTGGGCATCCCTGAAAGAGATTGGTTTTGACCGGCAGGCCGAACTTTATCCTTTTGCCAAACCCGGCAGGTGGAATGATCCTGACATGCTGATCGTTGGGAAAGTAGGCTGGAGTAACAGCCTGCGCCAGACGCGGCTTACCTATGATGAACAGTACACCCATATCAGTCTGTGGAGTTTGTTATCGGCTCCCTTACTGATAGGCTGTGACATGAGCCAGCTGGATGATTATACCCTGAACCTGCTGACGAACGCCGAAGTAATTGCTGTAAACCAGGATCCCCTGGGCAGGCAGGCCAGAAGGGTGGTAGATAAGGACGATCAGCAGGTATGGGTCAAGCAACTGGAGGATGGTAGTTATGCCGTGGGTATTTTCAATCTAAGCAAAGAAGACAGGACGCAGACGATAGAATGGGCTGCATTGGAGCTGCCGGGAAAAGTATCCCTGCGGGACCTGTGGCGGCAGAAAGACCTGGGTATTTCCGATGGCCGGTATGAAGTAAAAGTGCCCTCGCATGGGGTGGTGCTGTTGAAAGTAAAATAATAGTTGACACTGAAATAATAAGGGCCCCGCCAACCGGCGGGGCCTTTTTTTCGCGTTATCCGGTGATAGGGCAGGGGAGGATGTTTCTGTGGTACGAACATTGCAGTATCTTGCTGAACGGTAGAAAACCTATGAACTGGCGACCAAAAGAAGTCCTTACAGAAGAGGAAATACATCACGGGCTAAAACAGGTGATCAAGGATGGGCTCACTTCGGAAGTGATGACCACCCTCACGGGTGGCGCTTTCCTGGTAGCCTTTGCACTCCTGCTGGGAGCTTCCAACCTGCAGATCGGGTTGCTGGCTTCCTTACCCACTATGGTAAATGTTTTTCAGCTGGTCTCCATCTGGCTGGTGCGGCGTTACAATAACCGGCGGGCTGTCAGCGTCATCTGTTCCGTTCTGGCCCGGCTGCCGCTCCTGGTGATAGGGGCCATGCCGCTGTTTTTTGGGATGAGTACCATACAGCCGGTCATCTACTTCCTGTTCTTTTTTTACCTTTTTGGCTCTATTGCCGGTCCCAGCTGGAATGCCTGGATGAAGGACCTGGTGCCGGAATCCCAGATGGGCACCTTTTTTGCCCGGCGCAGCAGCTTTATGCAGATCACCAATGTGATCCTCAGCTTTGCTCTGGCCATATTTATTGACTATATCCGTAAAAGCTATCCCCAGTATGAGATGGCCGTTTATGCAGGCATGTTCATCATTGCCGGTATCAGCGGGCTCACCGGGGCTCTGGTATTATCCAGGACACCGGAGCCACAGTCTTATCTTACCCGGGAAAATCTTTTCCGGCTGCTGGTCAAACCACTCCGGGATGGTAATTTCCGAAGGTTGCTTATCTTCAACTCGGCCTGGGTCTTTGCCTTCAATATCGCCACTCCTTTTTTCAATGTATTCATGATGAAAACCCTGGGGCTGTCGCTGCCTTATATAATAGGGTTAACCATCATCAGCCAGCTCTTCAGTATCCTGACCATCCGGATGTGGGGGCGCTTTTCTGACCGGTACAGCAATAAGACCATCCTGGCCATCTGCACACCATTATATATGCTGGTGCTGATAGGCTGGTGTTTTGTAGGGATCTACTCCCGGTTCTGGGCCAACCTGGCGCTGCTGTCCGTGATCCATATGGCCAGCGGTATTGCCACGGCAGGGATCAATCTCTCCCTGACCAATATCGGGCTGAAACTGGCGCCCCGCAATGAATCCATCGTTTACCTTTCGGCAAAGAATATCATCACCGCTGTTTTTTCTTCCCTGGCCCCGCTGCTGGGTGGGTACCTGGCGGATTATTTTACTGAGCGCTCCCTGGTCATCAATGCGGAATGGGCGGGTCCCAAGGTCACTAAAGTCCTGCACCTGGTGTCCCTGCACGAATGGAATTTCCTGTTCCTGATCGGCGCCTTCC from Candidatus Pseudobacter hemicellulosilyticus encodes the following:
- a CDS encoding MFS transporter; the encoded protein is MNWRPKEVLTEEEIHHGLKQVIKDGLTSEVMTTLTGGAFLVAFALLLGASNLQIGLLASLPTMVNVFQLVSIWLVRRYNNRRAVSVICSVLARLPLLVIGAMPLFFGMSTIQPVIYFLFFFYLFGSIAGPSWNAWMKDLVPESQMGTFFARRSSFMQITNVILSFALAIFIDYIRKSYPQYEMAVYAGMFIIAGISGLTGALVLSRTPEPQSYLTRENLFRLLVKPLRDGNFRRLLIFNSAWVFAFNIATPFFNVFMMKTLGLSLPYIIGLTIISQLFSILTIRMWGRFSDRYSNKTILAICTPLYMLVLIGWCFVGIYSRFWANLALLSVIHMASGIATAGINLSLTNIGLKLAPRNESIVYLSAKNIITAVFSSLAPLLGGYLADYFTERSLVINAEWAGPKVTKVLHLVSLHEWNFLFLIGAFLAFLSIELLVAVKETGEVEKDEVIKVMRSSIRNNLKDYFIIGQLISIQEHLWSMVRRPWMALKEPAEEKRE
- a CDS encoding discoidin domain-containing protein produces the protein MFANKLSIVCSLLLLTGLSGCEKEYDLPSQPIDSYTKIYMPQAVTNPAVYELSIADTAQYLTYSASFGGQDYPGSDIPVTFVVSNELIDSFNLANGTSYAALPEKSYVFSTASAIIPAGKLSTGPLSIGVTTDGNMDMLTDYLLPISIGKAGEKVNDKLRTTFFKVRAQPDLNNYPPYDRSGWSIVDFSSQEANGEGANNGRAVFVLDDNTATFWHTQWQGASPAPPHHITVDMGEVKTVHGLYFTARQSADNGKPRDVQIQLSTDNSTWITAREFTLANTKELQYQFLKSFTEARYVKMIVLNTYSSTVTHLADLKVF
- a CDS encoding putative Ig domain-containing protein, translated to MKERTLLFFALVLVTANVFAQNPIVFKNAKMKTGDNPEWKDRHFNDKDWTSILLGRDWDSQGFAQYNGFGFYRMHFSLPSAMLQQSYWKDSLLFYMGKIDDADEVYLNGKLIGKTGSFPADQGGYATAYSVERIYKVAANDPALLWDADNVIAVKVYDGDGNGGMYEGSPYIRMKDLTDVLAIATDFKKNKGANTCTITIANSHNAALTGSLEMAIVDKESDKVTQTFRQNVKLATAKPFYKELPYSTGVRNSVKIVFTEARTGVTISNEIVLPYILTPKASDLPQINGAKVFGVRPGSPVLFKIPASGQKPIRYSVENLPAGLQVDAGTGVITGVLHTPGEYTMTFIAENAKGKGSRTFTLKVGNLLALTPPMGWNSWNCWGLSVSDEKVRSSAQALIDKGLMDYGWMYINVDDAWENSQREADGSLRANSKFPDMKGLGDWLHSHGLKFGIYSSPGPLTCGKYLGSYQHEKQDADLYASWGVDYLKYDWCDYFEVYYKEGDQSLSAHMKPYQVMEKALVQQKRDIVYSLCQYGMRDVWQWGAAVNGSLWRTTGDIVDTWASLKEIGFDRQAELYPFAKPGRWNDPDMLIVGKVGWSNSLRQTRLTYDEQYTHISLWSLLSAPLLIGCDMSQLDDYTLNLLTNAEVIAVNQDPLGRQARRVVDKDDQQVWVKQLEDGSYAVGIFNLSKEDRTQTIEWAALELPGKVSLRDLWRQKDLGISDGRYEVKVPSHGVVLLKVK
- a CDS encoding RagB/SusD family nutrient uptake outer membrane protein, with protein sequence MKRTYLLYSTLFMLILAAVTGCKKYLDQVPNDRITMDEVFRKKSPSEQYLANIYSYVNDESNEWSEFPWFGNADEGDATWSRHPIYELNMGNINADITRFDKWGYYYNAIRSATYFMQRIDENIEIRNLNGQQLIDQYKAEARCLRACYYFMLMRQYGPVVLVGDSVLATDIPANSMQLERSPYDDCVNYVSAELDKAAEGLPLLPSSNGQESNLEYGRMTKGIALAIKSRLLLYAASPLYNGNADMAGFNTKEGQPLIAQSVDKEKWKRAADAAKAVIDLALYSLYKDPGGDVKKSLEGIFFKAWNDEQIFVRKANNLYEWDTHAMPRQAGGWCGLAVTQEQVDAYFMKDGLSITESPLYAETGFTTVNGVSVYNMYLDREPRFYTSVTYNNSLFQGGNMQTAAAISFFISGSNGKNGHPTDYSKTGYLVRKNVGTQTNSGSGGNGQRQERPIILFRLGEIYLNYAEAMNEYEPGNVAILQYLNLIRERAGVPQYGQGVDPLPAPASQQAMREKIHAERRVELAFEGHRWFDIRRWKIAQQVMGQLHGMDINKDGNEFYKRVPATIHLFRPAYYWMPISQYEMDRSKLMVQNPGW